From a single Erpetoichthys calabaricus chromosome 1, fErpCal1.3, whole genome shotgun sequence genomic region:
- the med21 gene encoding mediator of RNA polymerase II transcription subunit 21 isoform X1, whose translation MSEHKPSMKSKELSVDLRDRIVSMNKSGEGYRKISAALKVPMSTVASIIRKWKKFKTTRTLPRAGRPSKLSDQRRRALVMGVTKNPMATLSELQMSSVERGEPSRRTTISAAFHQSGLYGRVARRKPLLSKRDMAARLEFAKRHLKDSQTMREKILWSDETKIELFGLNARRDVWRKPDTAHHQASTIPTVKHGGGSIMLWGCFSAAGTGRLVRIKGKMTAAMYRDILNENLLQSAVDLGLGRQFIFQQDNDP comes from the coding sequence atgtcagagcacaaaccaagcatgaagtcaaaggaattgtctgtagacctccgagacaggattgtctcgatgaacaagtctggggaaggttacagaaaaatttctgctgctttgaaggtcccaatgagcacagtggcctccatcatccgtaagtggaagaagttcaaaaccaccaggactcttcctagagctggccggccatctaaactgagcgatcagaggagaagggccttagtaatgggggtgaccaagaatccgatggccactctgtcagagctccagatgtcctctgtggagagaggagaaccttccagaaggacaaccatatcTGCAGcattccaccaatcaggcctgtatggtagagtggccagacggaagccactccttagtaaaagggacatggcagcccgcctggagtttgccaaaaggcacctgaaggactcgcagaccatgagagagaaaattctctggtctgatgagacaaagattgaactctttggtttgaatgccaggcgtgatgtttggaggaaaccagacaccgctcatcaccaggccagtaccatccctacagtgaagcatggtggtggcagcatcatgctgtggggatgtttttcagcggcagggactggaagactagtcaggataaagggaaagatgactgcagcaatgtacagagacatcctgaatgaaaacctgctccagagtgctgttGACCTCGGACTGGGGCggcagttcatctttcagcaggacaacgacccctaa